The Kitasatospora setae KM-6054 genome contains a region encoding:
- a CDS encoding ABC transporter ATP-binding protein, whose translation MTTSAPTTAVRTGLALRGVTLTYPDGEHRLTALEDVELAVAPGEFAAVAGPSGSGKSSLLAVAATLLRPDRGEVLVDGVDAGALGERDRTALRRERLGIVFQQSNLLASLTAVEQLLVLESVRGRRPARARARAEELLESVGLAGAKQRRRPHQLSGGERQRVNIARALFGSPSVLLVDEPTSALDHERGAQVVELLAEVTRAHRTATVMVTHDRDLLGRADRVLTMQDGRLTTAA comes from the coding sequence ATGACCACCTCCGCCCCCACCACCGCCGTCCGCACCGGCCTCGCGCTGCGCGGCGTGACCCTCACCTACCCGGACGGCGAGCACCGGCTGACCGCCCTGGAGGACGTCGAACTGGCCGTCGCGCCGGGCGAGTTCGCGGCCGTCGCGGGCCCGTCCGGCTCCGGCAAGTCCAGCCTGCTGGCGGTCGCGGCGACGCTGCTGCGCCCGGACCGCGGCGAGGTGCTGGTCGACGGCGTGGACGCGGGCGCGCTGGGCGAGCGCGACCGCACCGCGCTGCGCCGCGAGCGTCTGGGCATCGTCTTCCAGCAGTCGAACCTGCTGGCGTCGCTGACCGCCGTCGAGCAGCTGCTGGTCCTGGAGTCGGTGCGCGGCCGCCGCCCGGCCCGGGCCCGGGCCCGCGCCGAGGAGCTGCTGGAGTCGGTCGGCCTGGCCGGCGCCAAGCAGCGCCGCCGCCCGCACCAGCTGTCGGGCGGCGAGCGCCAGCGGGTGAACATCGCCCGCGCCCTGTTCGGCAGCCCGTCCGTCCTGCTGGTGGACGAGCCGACCTCGGCCCTGGACCACGAGCGCGGCGCCCAGGTGGTCGAGCTGCTCGCCGAGGTGACCCGCGCGCACCGCACCGCGACCGTGATGGTCACCCACGACCGCGACCTGCTGGGCCGCGCCGACCGGGTCCTCACCATGCAGGACGGCCGCCTCACCACCGCCG
- a CDS encoding FtsX-like permease family protein yields the protein MFVALRDIRFARGRFALMGAVVTLITTLVVFLYGLTGGLASAASSTIAELPADGVVFGAPAGAEAEVSFASSTVSPEQRDAVAAAGAAETHPLGVAMSRLTTGSGAASVSVLGTDAALLPPLSRGAAPQDGQLAVGADTAAAYHLSVGSQVTLGSRELTVSAVTAERSLSHAPSVWTTPGTWQQVSGQHQPTALAVRGTPHGLPADLKAVPLDDALAGINGYAAEQGSLQLIQGFLFAVSALVVGAFFTVWTVQRRPDIAVLKAVGASSGYLVRDALAQAAAVLLGGALLGGALGAAGGAFASAAVPFDVGPATVAVPVAAMVLLGLLGAALAVRRITAVDPLAALGANR from the coding sequence GTGTTCGTCGCTTTGCGTGACATCCGTTTCGCCCGTGGGCGGTTCGCCCTGATGGGCGCGGTGGTCACCCTGATCACGACCCTGGTGGTGTTCCTGTACGGCCTGACCGGCGGGCTGGCCTCGGCGGCGTCCTCGACGATCGCCGAACTCCCGGCGGACGGTGTGGTGTTCGGCGCCCCGGCGGGCGCGGAGGCGGAGGTGTCGTTCGCCTCCAGCACGGTCTCGCCGGAGCAGCGGGACGCGGTCGCGGCGGCGGGCGCGGCCGAGACGCACCCGCTGGGGGTGGCGATGTCGCGACTGACGACCGGGAGCGGCGCGGCCTCGGTGAGCGTGCTGGGCACCGACGCGGCGCTGCTGCCGCCGCTGTCCCGGGGCGCGGCCCCGCAGGACGGCCAGCTCGCGGTCGGCGCGGACACCGCGGCCGCGTACCACCTCTCCGTTGGCAGCCAAGTGACGCTGGGATCAAGGGAGTTGACCGTCTCGGCGGTGACCGCGGAGCGCTCGCTCTCGCACGCGCCGAGCGTCTGGACCACCCCGGGGACCTGGCAGCAGGTCTCCGGCCAGCACCAGCCCACCGCGCTGGCGGTGCGCGGCACGCCGCACGGCCTGCCCGCCGACCTGAAGGCGGTGCCGCTGGACGACGCGCTGGCGGGCATCAACGGGTACGCGGCCGAGCAGGGCAGCCTGCAGCTGATCCAGGGCTTCCTGTTCGCGGTGAGCGCCCTGGTGGTGGGGGCGTTCTTCACGGTGTGGACGGTGCAGCGCCGGCCGGACATCGCGGTGCTGAAGGCGGTGGGCGCGTCCAGCGGCTACCTGGTGCGCGACGCGCTGGCCCAGGCGGCGGCGGTCCTGCTGGGCGGGGCGCTGCTGGGCGGGGCGCTGGGCGCGGCCGGCGGGGCGTTCGCCTCCGCGGCGGTGCCGTTCGACGTGGGTCCGGCGACGGTCGCCGTGCCGGTGGCCGCGATGGTGCTGCTGGGCCTGCTGGGTGCGGCCCTCGCGGTGCGCCGGATCACCGCCGTCGACCCGCTGGCCGCCCTGGGCGCCAACCGCTGA